DNA sequence from the Acidobacteriota bacterium genome:
GATTCACGGCGCCGTCCGGGTAGAGCGCCACCGAGCAGAGCGCGACGAGGATCCAGGGCCACGGGCGCAGGGCGTAGTGCGCGACGTTGAACCAGAGCGTCGCCAGCAGGCCGTGACGCTCGTTGCGCGTGGAGAAGATCCGCTGCGCGACGTACCCGCCGCCGCCCGGCTCGGCACCGGGGTACCACGACGCCCACCAGTTCACGCAGAGATACACGGCGAGCGTCAGGAGCGGCAGCATCCAGACGGCGCTGCCATCGGGGAAGAGGCTCACCGCCGCGCCACCGAACGGCTCGCTGCTGCCCGCGGGCGTGACGGCCGCCAGCTTCGTCTGCAGCGCGTCGAGTCCGCCCACCGCACGAATGCCGAACCAGGCCAGCGCGATCGATCCGGTCATCGCGATCACGAACTGGATCGCGTCGGTGACGACGACGCCCCAGAGACCGGAGAGGATGGAGTAGAGGAACGTGATCCCGAGGCAGAAGGTGAGGGCCTCCCACTTGCCGATGCCGAGCGTGCCGCTCAGGATCTTCGCCATCCCGAGGTTCACCCAGCCCATGATGATCAGGTTGACGCCGAGGCCCAGATAGACGGCCCGGAAGCCGCGCAGAAACGCGGCGGGCCGGCCGGAGTAGCGCAGCTCGACGAACTCGACGTCGGTCATGACCTCCGCCCGCCGCCAGAGGCGCGCGAAGAAGAAGACGGTCAGCATGCCGCTCGGCAGCATGGCCCACCACAGCCAGTTGCCCGCGACGCCGTTTCTCGCCACCATCTCGGTGACCGCGAGCGGCGTGTCCGCGGCAAAGGTTGTCGCGACCATCGACGTGCCCGCCAGCCACCACGGCAGGTCGCGGCCGGAGAGGAAGTACTCGCTGATGTTGCTGCCCGCCCGCCGCGCGTAGTACAAGCCGACGGCGAGGGAGAGGAGGAAGTAGAGGGCAACAACGGACCAATCGAGTGCAGAGAGTGTCATCGGGAGGACGGCTCCGAGGGCAGAGTCTATACCAACGCGTGGGACACGACGTGCGAGGTGGATCTTGCAGATCCGCCGCGGGATCGGGCGCGCGAAGTGCCGGCGGGTGCGAGCGGGCCTTGGGCTTCGGCCGGCACTTCGCGCGCGACATCATGCCGGATGTGCGCGCCGGGGCGCGCTGAAAAGAGCCGCCCGCAGTTCGCGCGACACCCGCGCGCCTGCCAGCCACTCAGGAGCCCAGGATGCCGGAGAGGACCGCGTCGTGGATTTTCCCGCGCAGCTCCTTGAGCCGGTTGTTCTCGCGCGTCGGGTGGACGCGATTGGTGAGCAGCACGATGTAGAGATCCTGCTCCGGGTCGATCCACAGCGACGTGCCGGTGAATCCGGTGTGGCCGATCGCGCGCGCGGAGAGCTTCGTGCCGCATGACGAGGTGGGGAGCATCGTGTCCCACCCGAGCGCGCGCGAGCTGTCCGGCACATCGATCGTCCTGCGTGCGAACAGCTCCATCGTCGTCCGGCGGGCGAGCGCCGTGTCGCGGCGGAACGCCTCGAGGACCGTACGGGCGAAGGTTCCGACGGCCGCGGCAGTGCCGAACAGGCCGGCGTGGCCGGCCGCGCCGCCGAGCGCCCAGCAATTCTCGTCGTGCACCTCGCCCGCGAGCAGCCGTCCGCGCCAGGGATCCACCTCGGTCGGGGCCGTGCGCGGCCGAAGCGCCGCGGGCGGGTTGAAGCCGATCGGGCCGGTCGCGATCGCGCGCGCGAGTTCATCAAAGCAGCTTGCCAGGCTGCGGCCGAACAGATCCTCGAGGATGAAGCCGAGCAGCATGAACCCCAGGTCGCTGTAGATCGACCGCGTGCGCGGCGCGTACTCCAGCGGCAGCGCGCAGATGGCGCGCTCGAACTCCGCGCGCCCGCTGTAGTCGCGGAAGAAAGGCAGGTAAGCCGTGAGGCCGGACGAGTGGGCCAGCAGATCCCGAATGGTCACGTCGTCTCGATCGGTGCCGCGCCAGTGGGGCAGGTATCCGCGCACCGGATCGCCCAGGCGGAGTTGTCCCCGGTCCACGGCACGCATCACGAGGGGGGCGGTTGCGAGCACCTTGGTGAGCGATGCGAGATCGAAGAAGGTGTCGTCGGCCGTGGCGGGCGCCTCGGCGTCGTACGTGAGGCGACCGAAGGGGGCGCGCCAGAGGGTACCCGTCGCGCGGCCCACCTCAGCGACGGCCGCGGGGGTCACGCCTGACGCCACGGCGCCAGCGATCAGCCCCGCCGCGTGATCGAAGCGGTTCACGGCTCTGGCGCGCCGGAGGGCGCCGCCGACGGCACCGTCAGGCTGGCCAGCACGCCGACCGCGAACGTCGTGGTGGCGCCCACGAGCACGTACCACTGCCAGCTCACCGCCGTGAACAGCTTCAGCCACAACATCACGCCCGCCCCGACCAGGATGCCGGCGAACGCCGCCGTCTGGCCCACGCGCCGCGTGAGTGTGCCGAGCAGGAATACCCCGAGGATGATGCCGTTGGTGAACGACGCGATCCCGAGCACTTCATCGACGACGCGCGACGAGAGCGAAATCGCCGCGATCGCCACCACGATCTGCAGCACGCCCCAGACGAGCGTGGCGATTCGCGACACCCGCAAGTAGTGCGCGTCGCTGCGGCGGCCGCCGGTTGCGGGGATATAGAAGTCGGCCAGCGCGGCGGCCGACGAGGAATTCAGCGACGAAGACAGCGTCGACATGGCCGCCGCGAAAATCGCCGCGAGGACGAGTCCCACGGCGCCGGTCGGCAGGTGGTGCACGATGAACGTCGGAAAGATGCGGTCGCTCTGGATG
Encoded proteins:
- a CDS encoding Na+:solute symporter, with product MTLSALDWSVVALYFLLSLAVGLYYARRAGSNISEYFLSGRDLPWWLAGTSMVATTFAADTPLAVTEMVARNGVAGNWLWWAMLPSGMLTVFFFARLWRRAEVMTDVEFVELRYSGRPAAFLRGFRAVYLGLGVNLIIMGWVNLGMAKILSGTLGIGKWEALTFCLGITFLYSILSGLWGVVVTDAIQFVIAMTGSIALAWFGIRAVGGLDALQTKLAAVTPAGSSEPFGGAAVSLFPDGSAVWMLPLLTLAVYLCVNWWASWYPGAEPGGGGYVAQRIFSTRNERHGLLATLWFNVAHYALRPWPWILVALCSVALYPDGAVNPETGQADPAFGYIKVMTDFLPVGFRGLLLASFAAAYMSTIATQMNWGASYLVNDFYRRFVRQDGTEKHFVFVSRMATLVTVLLSLVVTYFMNRITQGWELLLTIGAGTGLVYILRWYWWRVNAWSEIAAMTAALVVSLALTSLQVFDSSPLGFAQTLLVTVGVTTIVWLAATFLTAPEPEPVLDAFYRRVTPAGPGWGAVSRRTGIVSPDPIAPNIINWMMGIVMVYSVLYGLGEVFFGSGFNVAWSFLLAIVSGIAVSRNLARSGWAN
- a CDS encoding beta-lactamase family protein, whose amino-acid sequence is MNRFDHAAGLIAGAVASGVTPAAVAEVGRATGTLWRAPFGRLTYDAEAPATADDTFFDLASLTKVLATAPLVMRAVDRGQLRLGDPVRGYLPHWRGTDRDDVTIRDLLAHSSGLTAYLPFFRDYSGRAEFERAICALPLEYAPRTRSIYSDLGFMLLGFILEDLFGRSLASCFDELARAIATGPIGFNPPAALRPRTAPTEVDPWRGRLLAGEVHDENCWALGGAAGHAGLFGTAAAVGTFARTVLEAFRRDTALARRTTMELFARRTIDVPDSSRALGWDTMLPTSSCGTKLSARAIGHTGFTGTSLWIDPEQDLYIVLLTNRVHPTRENNRLKELRGKIHDAVLSGILGS